The proteins below come from a single Aegilops tauschii subsp. strangulata cultivar AL8/78 chromosome 6, Aet v6.0, whole genome shotgun sequence genomic window:
- the LOC109753385 gene encoding thiosulfate sulfurtransferase 16, chloroplastic, whose translation MASAGKEEQVSATPTVDAGQARALLSSGGGGHAYLDVRLPVDFDKDHAAGAVNVPYYLAVTPQGKEKNPKFLEEVGARYGKEQHLVVACRTGVRSKLATADLVNAGYENARSLQGGYVAFLQSAATDQQPAPQ comes from the exons ATGGCGTCTGCCGGAAAGGAGGAGCAGGTCAGTGCTACCCCGACCGTGGACGCTGGCCAAGCGCGAGCGCTCCTGAGCTCCGGCGGCGGAGGTCACGCGTATCTGGACGTCAGGCTGCCGGTGGACTTCGACAAGGACCATGCCGCCGGCGCCGTCAACGTCCCCTACTACCTCGCCGTCACTCCCCAGG GCAAGGAGAAGAACCCAAAATTCCTGGAGGAAGTAGGTGCGCGCTATGGGAAGGAACAACACTTGGTTGTG GCTTGCCGCACTGGCGTGAGATCCAAGCTTGCGACTGCGGACCTCGTAAACGCG GGGTATGAGAACGCGAGGAGCCTGCAAGGTGGCTACGTTGCCTTCCTCCAGAGCGCAGCCACGGATCAGCAGCCAGCACCTCAGTAG